One window of the Acetomicrobium sp. S15 = DSM 107314 genome contains the following:
- a CDS encoding tripartite tricarboxylate transporter TctB family protein: MNPKTDVINASIALVLSVLLWFLIPSQVMESPMASGMGPEYFPYTMTIALGIFSLILLIKSSFLWLKKLREGENLRPTALFLNLRRFLFMLVNFFLYYLLMGIIGFELSTFLFLVIGAFFLGARKWWQIALFASILDLSVTYSFRWVLGVVLP, translated from the coding sequence ATGAACCCTAAGACAGATGTCATAAATGCTTCTATTGCTTTAGTGCTGAGTGTTTTACTGTGGTTTTTAATTCCAAGCCAAGTGATGGAAAGTCCAATGGCGAGCGGCATGGGACCGGAATATTTCCCTTACACCATGACTATCGCCCTTGGGATCTTCAGTTTAATACTTTTGATCAAGAGCTCGTTTTTGTGGTTGAAGAAACTGCGCGAAGGCGAAAACCTTAGGCCTACGGCACTATTTTTAAACTTGCGTCGCTTTCTGTTTATGCTCGTTAACTTCTTTCTGTATTACTTGTTAATGGGCATCATTGGCTTCGAGCTGAGCACATTTTTGTTCCTCGTAATTGGAGCCTTCTTTTTGGGGGCCAGAAAGTGGTGGCAGATAGCCCTTTTTGCCTCGATCCTCGACCTCAGCGTGACTTATTCGTTCAGATGGGTTTTGGGCGTGGTGCTTCCTTAG
- a CDS encoding chromate transporter encodes MQLLQLLFSFFKVGLFGFGGGYAILPLIQREIVSLHNWLTMDQFIDIVAISQVTPGPVAINAATFVGYKVAGLVGSLIATTGVVLPPVIVILILTRLFLKYRDLALVKAMFNGIRPVVVSLILAATVMIVPSSITDVAGVLIAVVTFLLIKRFKLDPILSIALAAMVGILIYR; translated from the coding sequence GTGCAACTTTTGCAACTTCTATTTAGCTTTTTCAAAGTTGGCTTATTCGGTTTTGGCGGTGGCTACGCGATACTCCCGCTCATTCAGAGGGAGATTGTGTCGTTACATAATTGGCTTACGATGGATCAGTTTATAGACATCGTCGCAATTTCTCAGGTTACTCCTGGCCCGGTTGCCATTAACGCCGCTACATTTGTAGGGTACAAGGTCGCGGGTTTGGTTGGGTCGCTTATCGCTACGACAGGTGTCGTGCTCCCTCCTGTAATAGTTATATTGATCTTAACGAGGTTGTTTTTGAAATATCGTGACCTCGCTTTAGTTAAGGCTATGTTTAATGGCATTCGTCCCGTCGTCGTGTCTCTTATTTTAGCAGCTACAGTAATGATCGTTCCGTCCTCGATCACCGATGTGGCTGGAGTCCTGATAGCTGTTGTCACGTTTCTACTCATAAAGCGTTTCAAGTTAGACCCGATATTGTCAATTGCGCTTGCAGCGATGGTCGGCATTTTGATATATCGCTAA
- a CDS encoding tripartite tricarboxylate transporter permease, translating to MLEFEYIAHSVGAIFQFQNLTLMALGVSLGMVVGALPGLTATMAVAVMLPFTFKMSADTGMLFLLGVYAGGIYGGSISAILVGVPGTPASAATVLDGYPLARQGKAYEALSMALWASVIGGVISGSILLVVAPVIAAFALRFGPPETFALAVFGLTACVAGVASKNLVKGLMVAALGLIVSAIGLDPLEALPRFTFGIDALTAGIPLVPVLIGLFAIGEILQQVQQELHISAEAVKRSRFDLKLLLNHAKTIIKSGLIGTGIGAIPGTGAAIASFLSYTEARRSSKHPERFGTGELDGVAASESGNNAVCGGALIPLMTLGIPGDSVTAVLLGALMIQGLTPGPLLFERHGEYVYVVMIGFLAVNIIMLLLGRYFIRIFSLAVGVPRYYLLPAIGVFSIVGAYAVNNSLFDVLLMLIFGVIGYILPMLGFSVTPLLLALILGPMAEASLRRSLILSGGSWTILVQRPIALAFLLLSVVVALFTWLQSRKLPKEISGDAREEI from the coding sequence ATGTTAGAATTTGAATACATAGCCCATTCTGTGGGTGCAATCTTTCAATTTCAAAACCTCACCCTGATGGCATTGGGCGTGTCCTTAGGGATGGTGGTGGGAGCTTTGCCAGGTCTAACTGCCACCATGGCAGTTGCGGTGATGCTTCCCTTCACATTCAAAATGTCCGCGGACACTGGCATGTTGTTTTTATTAGGGGTATATGCGGGTGGAATCTATGGAGGTTCCATATCGGCCATACTGGTAGGAGTGCCTGGGACGCCGGCCTCTGCTGCCACAGTCTTGGACGGTTATCCTCTGGCGCGCCAGGGTAAGGCATATGAAGCTCTTTCTATGGCCCTGTGGGCTTCGGTCATAGGCGGCGTGATCAGCGGTTCCATACTTTTGGTTGTGGCTCCAGTTATCGCTGCCTTTGCCCTGCGCTTCGGCCCTCCTGAGACCTTCGCTCTGGCTGTTTTCGGTCTGACGGCGTGCGTAGCTGGAGTGGCGAGCAAAAATCTGGTGAAAGGTCTCATGGTAGCAGCCCTCGGCCTTATAGTCTCCGCCATCGGTCTTGATCCTCTCGAGGCACTTCCTCGCTTTACCTTTGGCATTGATGCCTTGACCGCCGGGATTCCTCTTGTACCTGTGTTGATAGGACTCTTCGCAATAGGCGAGATATTACAGCAGGTGCAACAAGAGTTGCATATCAGTGCGGAGGCCGTGAAGCGATCGCGTTTTGATCTAAAATTGCTCTTGAATCATGCTAAGACAATTATAAAGAGTGGCCTGATAGGAACGGGCATCGGTGCTATTCCTGGCACTGGTGCCGCGATAGCGTCTTTTTTGAGTTACACAGAGGCAAGGCGTAGCTCTAAGCACCCGGAGCGCTTTGGGACCGGCGAACTCGATGGAGTGGCTGCCTCTGAATCGGGGAATAACGCCGTGTGCGGTGGAGCTCTTATCCCTCTAATGACGCTTGGCATACCCGGTGACTCGGTGACCGCCGTGCTTTTGGGCGCCTTGATGATCCAAGGACTAACTCCGGGCCCCCTACTTTTCGAGCGGCATGGGGAATATGTTTATGTTGTGATGATAGGGTTTCTGGCTGTGAATATTATCATGTTGCTCCTCGGCAGATATTTTATCCGCATATTTTCTCTGGCTGTCGGGGTACCGCGCTACTATCTTTTGCCGGCCATCGGCGTCTTTTCCATAGTTGGGGCATATGCTGTGAACAACAGCCTGTTTGACGTTTTATTGATGCTGATATTCGGAGTAATCGGTTACATTCTCCCGATGTTGGGGTTTTCAGTCACGCCATTGCTTTTAGCCCTTATTCTTGGCCCTATGGCGGAGGCGTCGTTGCGTCGTTCTTTGATACTTTCTGGCGGTAGCTGGACCATTTTGGTACAGCGGCCCATAGCGCTGGCCTTCCTGCTGTTATCGGTGGTCGTGGCTTTATTTACATGGCTGCAGTCTCGTAAGCTCCCCAAAGAGATTTCGGGCGATGCACGGGAAGAAATCTAA
- a CDS encoding NAD(P)-dependent oxidoreductase produces the protein MSNVLITSKMFGRYSPEPMECLVKAGLTILPNPFEGRVLSEEELVQLIGDADAVILGNERITERVLDAAPKLKVIARFGVGYDRVDVDAARRRGIAVTITPGANVEAVAELALGLMIALLRKITEADQKTRMGEFPNILGVELSGRQLGIVGFGRIGQAVAKRALAFDMKVVAFDITDRSYEAESLNTNLLSLDELMATSDVISLHLPGGVNTNRLIGRRAFSIMKRGSYLINTSRASVVDTEALVEALKSGQLSGAAVDVFDVEPPPADHPLFALSNVIVTPHMGGSTDKATDKMGMMAVQNVISVLKSGLPLNPV, from the coding sequence GTGTCTAACGTGCTTATAACGTCAAAGATGTTCGGAAGATATTCTCCTGAACCCATGGAGTGCCTTGTTAAAGCGGGCCTGACAATTCTGCCTAATCCATTTGAAGGAAGGGTCTTATCGGAGGAAGAACTCGTCCAGTTAATAGGTGATGCAGACGCCGTTATTTTGGGCAACGAGCGGATTACCGAGCGAGTGCTCGACGCAGCACCTAAGCTCAAGGTTATAGCGCGCTTTGGCGTCGGCTACGACCGTGTAGATGTCGATGCCGCAAGGAGACGTGGTATTGCGGTGACAATAACGCCGGGAGCAAATGTGGAGGCGGTGGCGGAGCTCGCCCTTGGTTTGATGATCGCTCTATTGAGGAAGATCACCGAGGCCGACCAGAAGACCAGGATGGGAGAATTTCCTAACATATTGGGGGTCGAACTTTCTGGGAGACAACTTGGCATAGTGGGTTTTGGGCGCATCGGTCAGGCTGTGGCCAAACGCGCCCTCGCATTCGACATGAAAGTTGTCGCCTTCGACATCACAGATCGCTCTTATGAAGCTGAGAGTTTAAACACAAACCTCCTTTCCTTGGATGAACTCATGGCGACGAGCGATGTAATTTCACTTCATTTGCCGGGAGGGGTCAATACGAATAGACTCATCGGCCGCCGTGCCTTTTCGATCATGAAACGGGGCAGTTACTTGATAAATACTTCCAGGGCATCTGTGGTGGACACAGAGGCCTTGGTGGAAGCACTCAAATCTGGGCAGCTGAGCGGCGCCGCCGTAGATGTCTTCGATGTGGAGCCGCCTCCCGCGGATCATCCGCTATTCGCTTTGTCCAACGTGATCGTTACACCCCATATGGGAGGGTCTACAGATAAGGCTACGGACAAGATGGGGATGATGGCTGTTCAAAATGTCATCTCCGTCCTCAAGAGTGGTCTTCCTTTAAATCCGGTATGA
- a CDS encoding chromate transporter, with protein MPTSKLQADALQVTPLKLFKIFLPIGAFTFGGGYAMIPLIRRAIVEKWQWMEEGEFIDAIAIAQSAPGPMAINMAAITGYKLADFSGAASSVIAAALPSFVSIIIIASIFLGVQNNPIVRAAMSGMRPAIVALMAEAAFEAGKTAISDKVAVILAAAAFTGLTIAHIHPIVVILLAGIAGFFIRPAKEEKEERNKAEN; from the coding sequence ATGCCAACTTCTAAGTTGCAAGCTGACGCACTGCAAGTAACCCCTTTAAAACTCTTTAAAATATTCCTCCCTATTGGTGCTTTCACCTTTGGCGGAGGGTATGCTATGATTCCTCTCATTCGGAGGGCTATCGTAGAGAAGTGGCAGTGGATGGAGGAGGGCGAATTTATAGACGCTATAGCCATAGCTCAAAGCGCGCCTGGACCGATGGCTATCAATATGGCAGCCATAACAGGTTACAAGTTGGCGGACTTCAGTGGCGCTGCATCGTCCGTGATAGCCGCAGCATTGCCTTCTTTTGTGTCTATAATAATCATAGCGTCAATTTTCCTCGGGGTTCAAAATAACCCAATAGTCAGGGCTGCTATGTCTGGAATGCGTCCAGCCATTGTAGCGCTTATGGCAGAGGCGGCGTTTGAAGCAGGAAAAACGGCGATATCTGACAAAGTTGCCGTTATTTTGGCAGCCGCCGCATTTACAGGCTTGACAATTGCCCATATTCACCCAATAGTAGTCATACTCCTTGCAGGGATAGCGGGATTCTTTATCAGGCCAGCTAAGGAAGAGAAAGAAGAAAGAAATAAAGCTGAAAATTAA
- a CDS encoding YeiH family protein: MTLKSYIPGVALLLVISVVSTFLAEMLPNYIGRVFIAVLLGIIINNMFNLNSKIFGPGVKLGLNKFLKIAIILLGAEVSFAELLKIGGKGLIVVISVIVLAFILTFLLGDVFKVSLRKKLLIAVGLSICGNTAIVTTAPLIDAEEEEIVMAVGIVTLFGVLAVFVFPLVGFALHMADLHFGAWVGTGVYDTSQVVAAGFAYSEESGRIATIIKLTRNVMMVPVIFSVGYFYRRNRKTAGEKVRVVDVFPTFILGFLLVSLINSIGLLTPAASSYLVAAAKFLIVLALSGIGLSVKIADLKKLGWTPFVLGFSIASLIAISSYFMNYYIWS, encoded by the coding sequence ATGACATTAAAGAGTTATATCCCTGGCGTTGCGCTTTTATTAGTTATATCAGTTGTTTCTACGTTTTTAGCAGAAATGCTGCCTAACTATATCGGCAGGGTTTTTATTGCTGTGCTACTTGGTATAATTATCAATAATATGTTCAATTTGAATAGTAAAATTTTTGGACCTGGTGTTAAATTAGGGCTTAATAAATTCTTAAAGATCGCGATCATCCTGCTTGGAGCTGAAGTTAGCTTTGCAGAATTATTAAAAATCGGAGGCAAGGGCCTGATTGTGGTTATTTCTGTTATTGTGTTGGCCTTCATTTTAACATTTCTTCTTGGCGATGTTTTTAAAGTTTCTTTAAGGAAAAAACTCTTGATTGCAGTAGGTTTATCCATTTGCGGCAACACTGCCATTGTTACCACAGCCCCACTCATTGATGCCGAAGAGGAAGAAATAGTCATGGCAGTAGGCATAGTAACCCTTTTTGGAGTTCTTGCCGTATTTGTGTTTCCTTTGGTTGGGTTTGCGCTTCACATGGCTGACCTTCACTTTGGGGCTTGGGTTGGCACAGGCGTATACGACACCTCTCAGGTAGTAGCTGCCGGGTTCGCCTACAGCGAAGAAAGCGGCAGGATAGCGACGATCATTAAGCTTACTCGCAATGTCATGATGGTGCCGGTAATCTTTTCAGTAGGGTATTTTTATCGGCGCAACAGGAAGACGGCGGGCGAGAAAGTCAGGGTTGTAGATGTCTTTCCTACCTTCATCCTCGGGTTTCTGCTCGTAAGTCTAATAAACAGCATTGGGTTGTTGACCCCTGCGGCGAGTTCGTACCTGGTTGCGGCCGCTAAATTCTTAATAGTGCTTGCGCTTTCCGGCATTGGCTTGAGCGTAAAAATTGCGGACCTTAAAAAATTGGGGTGGACCCCTTTCGTGTTGGGTTTTTCGATTGCTTCACTAATTGCAATAAGTAGTTATTTTATGAATTATTATATTTGGTCATAA